The following coding sequences are from one Rutidosis leptorrhynchoides isolate AG116_Rl617_1_P2 chromosome 11, CSIRO_AGI_Rlap_v1, whole genome shotgun sequence window:
- the LOC139875515 gene encoding uncharacterized protein, with translation MEYTDKITPQLELVGKMNFKSSAVIHASWSPHVPEHSLVLLESGDLYLFDLGFSFEPSISSPTLSRKKLKVVWDDSVISNKGGWLSCDFSYHPQILIVVHSMMVFLVDSSPVNSPLLKHVITPLLKPEGKDTFLAFSIAAAPDHFFFTVATNHNVFLCDIRKPMTPVLRWKHNVAQPSCILVSSLSTLRSHSEDVTYNSASEAGFGILLGSFLNGEFSLFCYGPHVRESVSSSFYAWGLPSDLSLLTDECTCGTCLLKEEFVKDRLPNWVNWQQKKESILGFGILDSNISSQLYDPDMYGGFTLITLTSSGYLEIHRYCASWDYSKTLRKGHYQQPLCLIDSNLCEKGEEGYNYKFKKTFQYLKLDFLWGYLKSDLAQIVSNELVKNSEHEIQEKVIYTREFHEKICQKVNMFGSSRALSVHDVYNDVSSPTSIHEVALRRIWANLPKNLLRFAFANYSDLARELKNVPFEFLEVPCMQPHLPPFLFRDPSSRSSKWSDKQKPTDSLVGPVIPLPLLITFHEDHMQKEEDNVPAAADSEINVECSRVMRVANQVTSQSCEGDPMDDKEDVFDGSKQPFASYKIKNDSVIDDDSNHTKMLFKVGEKDVVNEIFDSNCPVQLRFNKPLKSFGSNELNAYKLLKAQCTNFKQGCSSYQDYLTKSNIK, from the coding sequence ATGGAGTACACTGATAAAATTACACCGCAGTTGGAATTAGTTGGTAAGATGAATTTCAAAAGTTCTGCAGTAATCCATGCTTCTTGGAGCCCACACGTGCCCGAGCATAGTTTGGTCTTGCTGGAAAGCGGTGATTTATATTTGTTCGATTTGGGTTTTAGCTTTGAACCGTCAATATCATCTCCAACTTTAAGCCGTAAGAAATTAAAAGTTGTATGGGATGATTCCGTTATTTCTAATAAAGGAGGTTGGTTGAGTTGTGATTTCAGTTATCATCCACAAATCCTGATTGTTGTTCATTCAATGATGGTTTTTCTTGTTGACTCATCACCTGTGAATTCTCCATTGTTAAAGCATGTTATTACCCCGTTGTTAAAACCCGAAGGTAAAGATACCTTTCTCGCATTCTCGATTGCTGCTGCTCCTGATCATTTCTTTTTCACTGTGGCTACAAATCACAATGTTTTCCTTTGTGATATAAGAAAACCGATGACTCCTGTTTTACGTTGGAAGCATAATGTTGCTCAACCGAGCTGTATTCTTGTTTCTAGTCTGTCCACGTTAAGATCACACTCCGAGGATGTTACTTATAATTCGGCTTCTGAAGCAGGTTTTGGTATTTTATTGGGTTCATTTTTGAATGGCGAGTTTAGTCTTTTTTGCTATGGCCCACATGTTAGAGAGTCGGTTTCCTCATCTTTTTATGCATGGGGACTCCCTTCTGATCTGTCGTTACTTACCGATGAATGTACTTGTGGTACTTGTCTTTTAAAAGAAGAGTTCGTTAAGGACCGACTCCCAAATTGGGTTAATTGGCAACAAAAGAAAGAATCCATTTTGGGTTTTGGTATTCTTGATAGTAATATCTCTTCTCAATTGTATGATCCTGATATGTACGGTGGGTTCACACTTATTACGTTAACGTCATCCGGATATCTTGAAATACATAGATATTGTGCCTCATGGGATTATTCAAAAACCTTAAGAAAAGGTCACTATCAGCAACCTTTATGTTTAATAGATTCCAATTTGTGTGAAAAAGGTGAGGAGGGATATAACTATAAGTTCAAAAAGACTTTTCAATACTTGAAACTTGATTTTCTTTGGGGTTATTTGAAATCCGATCTCGCCCAAATTGTGAGCAACGAATTAGTTAAAAATAGTGAGCATGAAATCCAAGAGAAAGTTATTTACACGAGAGAGTTTCATGAAAAGATATGTCAAAAAGTGAACATGTTTGGATCGAGCAGGGCTTTAAGCGTTCATGATGTTTATAATGACGTTAGCTCGCCAACTAGTATTCATGAAGTCGCTTTAAGGAGAATCTGGGCAAATCTACCGAAGAACTTGTTAAGATTTGCGTTCGCTAATTATTCAGATCTCGCTCGAGAACTTAAAAACGTGCCGTTTGAGTTCTTGGAAGTTCCATGCATGCAGCCTCACTTACCTCCTTTTTTGTTTCGGGATCCGTCATCTCGTAGTAGTAAGTGGTCGGATAAACAAAAGCCGACTGATTCTCTAGTGGGTCCCGTTATTCCCCTTCCGCTTTTGATAACGTTTCATGAAGACCACATGCAAAAAGAAGAGGATAATGTACCTGCTGCTGCAGACTCTGAAATAAATGTCGAGTGTAGTCGAGTAATGAGGGTAGCGAATCAAGTTACTTCTCAAAGTTGTGAGGGTGATCCTATGGATGATAAAGAAGACGTGTTTGATGGTTCAAAACAACCGTTTGCTTCATATAAGATTAAGAACGATTCAGTGATTGATGATGATTCTAATCATACTAAGATGCTATTCAAAGTTGGTGAAAAGGATGTTGTAAATGAGATTTTTGACTCGAATTGCCCGGTACAATTAAGATTCAACAAACCACTGAAAAGTTTCGGGTCAAATGAATTGAATGCGTATAAGCTGCTAAAGGCACAATGTACCAATTTTAAACAAGGTTGTAGTAGCTACCAAGATTACTTGACCAAGTCTAATATCAAGTAA